The region TGGAAGGTGGTCTCCAGCTCCTCGACCGAGGCAGCGCGGGTCTGGCTGATCATGGTGCCCTTCTTCGTACGGTGGTGCTTCGTCGCTGATCAACGCCCCGATGCCCGACTGCTCGGCGTCGGTGGCGCGGTTTCCGGCTCAGTAGGTGAAGGTCTCCGCGAGGGTGCGGTAGTCGTGCAACTCGTCCTTGGCGAACCACAGGTCCAGTTCCTGGGCGGCCTCGTCCCTGTTGCCCGAGGCGTGCACCAGATTCGCCACCGCCTTGCCCGTGGCCAGGCTCGCGCCGCTGCTGTAGTGCGAGAAGTCGCCGCGTACCGTGCCCGCGGGCGCCTCGTCCGGGTAGGTGCTGCCGACGATCTTGCGTACGGTGGCGACCGCCCCGAAGCCTTCCAGCACCAGGGCGATGACCGGCCCCTGCTGCATGAAGGCGGCGGTGACGGCGTAGACCTCGGCGCCGTGCCGCTCCTCCAGGTCGAAGTAGTGGCGCCGGGTGAGGTCGGCGTCCATCCGCCGCATCTTGACGCCGACGATCTTCAGGGCGGCGTCCTCGAAGCGGGCGATGATCCGCCCGGCGACGCCGCGTACCACCGCGTCGGGTTTGAGGAGCACGAGGGTGCGCTCCACCGTCTGTTCCTGATCTTTGGCCATTGATTCCCTTTCGGCTGTCGGGCCGTCCGGCCGCCTGCTGCCGGCGGTTGACCCCCGGTAAGCAATATGACGACCATTCAGCACGTCATTCGACTGACATTACCCGCGCCGGGGCGCCCGTCGGCTCATGCGGCCGGCGGTCGACGCGTACGCGCCGGGTACTGGCCGGATGCGGTTCCATGCAATTGCGGATGCGGGCACTTCTTCGGCACGGTCCCGGTGTTGCTGAAACCATCCTGCTGGCGATCGTCTCTCGTTCGAGGGCTTGGACAGGCCATCAAGAGGACCTCCGCGGGACATATTCGGCGGGAAGTGATTGAGCCCGGGACAGTGGGGAACCGCCTGACTACGAGTGAAGCGGACGACCGCAATTGACGCGATGTACGGGCGGTGCAGCGGGGGTGCAGCGGCTGTGCAGAAGTGCTGCCGGCCGTTGAGCGGGAAGCGGGCCCGAGGGGAATGCGAGGGGGGACGCATGGACGTGGTGGACGTCTGGAGCGGGCGGAGCGCGTGCGTCCTCCAGGCCGCGCTGCGGATGACCAACGAGTCCTTCGCCAACCACCTCGGCATCGCGCTGCGTACGGTCGCGGCCTGGCACGCGTACCCGGACGTCGTCCCCCGGGCGGAGATGCAGCAGCTCCTGGACGCCGCCTACGAGCGGGCCGGCCCCGCGGTCCGCGCGCGGTTCGCCCTGCTGGCCCGGGCCGCCCCCGGTGGTCCGGGGCCGTCGCGCGGCGCCGAGGGCGGCGAGGCGGCGGGCGGCGGGGCGCAGGTGCTGCGGGTCGCGATCGCCGTCGTCCTGCGGGGGAGCGAGGTGCTGCTGGTCTGCCGCCGCGACGGCGACGCCTCCGGCATCACCTGGCAGTTCCCGGCCGGCGTGGTCAAACCGGGGGTGCGCCCGGAGACCGTGACCGTGCGCGAGACGCACGCCGAGACCGGCGTGCACTGTGCCGTACGCCGCAGCCTGGGCAGCCGGCTGCACCCGCTCACCGGCGTCCACTGCGAGTACTTCCTCTGCGATTACCTCGCCGGTGTAGCGCGGAACAGCGACATTCTGGAGAACATGGACGTTATGTGGGCTCGCAGAGACGCCGTCACGCGCTTCATCCCCGCCGAGGCGATCTTCCCGCCGATCACCGCAGCTCTGGAGGGCCAGCCATGACCGACAAGACCGCCGCGGAGCGCCCCGGCATCGCGGCCGCGATCATCGTTCATGACGGGTGCGTCCTGATGGTCCGCCGCCGGGTCGCCGAGGGCCAGCTCTCCTGGCAGTTCCCCGCCGGGGAGATCGAGGCGGGCGAGTCCCCCCAGGAGGCCGCGGTCCGCGAGACCCGCGAGGAGACCGGCCTGGAGGTCGTGGCCCTGCGCCTGCTCGGCGAGCGCGTCCACCCCAAGACCCAGCGCCTGATGTCCTACACGGCGTGCGAGGTCGTCGGCGGCGCCGCGTATGTCGCCGACACCGAAGAACTCGCCGAGCTGACCTGGTGCACCCGCGCCGACATCCCCGCCCACGTCCCCTACGGCCTCTTCCCCCCGGTCCAGGCCTACCTCGACGCGACCCTCCCCACCGACTGACCCAGCCGGGCGGCCCGGGCGAATTCGTCGTGCGGCCCGTACCCGCGGGGACTCGCGCCCGGTGCTCAGCCGGTTGCCGCCAGGCGGTGGGACGCGGCGGGCCGTATTCGGCGACGGCGGTACGTCCGGGGCCGGTCAGCGGCAGCAGGCGGTAGCCGGGGCCGAAGCCGCCGTTGGCGACCTGGCGGTACAGCCCGCTCAGTGCCGGCGGCAGGGTGAAGCCGAGGGCGGCCCCGGCGTCCGCGACGTCCCGCTCGCCGGCGCACGGCGGAAGGTCCGGGAACTCCTGCTCGGCGCGGGCACGGACGCGGACGAAGAGCTGGGCGAGGTCGTTCACGCGACCGACCTCAGGCCTCGGCACCGACAGGGACGGGGGCGGCGATCCGCCCGCGGGGGGCGGGCGCCCGATGGGGGAAGGCCGCTTTCGCGGTCGCGTCCCGCGGCTACAGTGCTGAGGTCAGTACCCGTCACCCGGTGACCTTGAGAAGGACCAACGGATAATGCCGACAGAGACGTTCGAGTTTCAGGTGGAAGCGCGCCAGCTTCTGCAGATGATGATCCACTCGATCTACTCCAACAAGGACGTGTTCCTGCGCGAGCTCGTCTCCAACGCCTCCGACGCCCTGGACAAGTTGCGGCTCGAAGCGCTCCGCGACGACTCGCTCGGCGCGGACGTGTCCGACCTCCACATCGCCCTCGACGCCGACCCGAAGGCCCGCACGCTGACCGTCCGGGACAACGGGGTCGGCATGTCGCGCGACGAAGTGGTCGAACTCATCGGGACCATCGCGAACTCGGGTACGGCGAAATTCCTGCGCGAGCTGAAAGAGGCCGACGGCGCGTCGGACGCCGAGGGGCTGATCGGCCAGTTCGGCGTCGGCTTCTACTCCAGCTTCATGGTCGCCGACGAGGTCACGCTGCTGACCCGGCGCGCGGGCGAGAGCCAGGGCACCCGCTGGACGTCGACCGGCGCGGGCACGTACACGGTGGAGACCGTCGAGGACGCGCCGCAGGGCACCACGATCCTGCTCCACCTCAAGCCGGAGGACTCCGAGGACCAGCTCCACGACTACACCTCGCCGTGGAAGCTCCGGGAGATCGTCAAGCGCTACTCCGACTTCATCACCTGGCCCATCCGCATGGCCGCGCAACCCGCACCCGACGCCGACGCGGAGGGGGCCGACGCCGGGCCGGGCGAGCCCGAGACGCTCAACTCCATGAAGGCGCTGTGGGCCCGCTCGCGCGACGAGGTCACCGACGACGAGTACCACGAGCTGTACAAGCACATCAGCCACGACTGGACCGACCCGCTGGAGACCATCCGCCTCCAGGCCGAGGGCACCTTCGAATACCAGGCGCTGCTGTTCATCCCGGCCCGCGCCCCGCAGGACCTCTTCCTCCAGGGCTACAAGCGCGGTGTCCAGCTCTACGTCAAGCGCGTCTTCATCATGGACGACTGCGAAGCGCTGATGCCGCCCTACCTGCGCTTCGTCAAGGGCGTGGTGGACGCGCAGGACCTGTCGCTCAACGTCTCGCGCGAGATCCTCCAGCAGGACCGGCAGATCCAGCTCATGCACCGCAGGCTGGCCAAGAAGGTGCTCTCCACGGTCAAGGACCTGATGACCGCGCACCCGGAGAAGTACGCAACTTTCTGGGGGGAGTTCGGCCGCGTCCTGAAGGAGGGGCTGCTCAGCGACCGCGAGAACCGCGACACCATCCTCGCCGTGTCGTCCTTCGCCACCACCCACGACAAGGACCAGCCGACCGCGCTGGCGCAGTACGTGGAGCGGATGAAGGACGGCCAGGAGCACATCTACTACCTCACCGGCGAGTCCCGGCAGGCCATCGAGAACTCGCCGCACATGGAGGCGTTCCAGGCCCGGGGCATCGAAGTGCTGCTGCTGACCGACCCGGTGGACGAGGTGTGGGTCGACACGGCCCCGGAGTTCGACGGCAAGCAGTTCCGCTCCGTCGCCAAGGGCGAGATCGACCTCGGCACCGCGCAGGAGAAGCAGGACGCGGACACCGAGCGCGGGAAGCAGCAGGAGGAGTACGCGGGCCTGCTGGCCTGGATGACCGACCGGCTGAGCGACGACGTCAAGGAGGTACGGCTCTCCTCCCGGCTCACCGTCTCGCCCGCCTGCGTCGTCTCGGACACGCACGACGTGACACCGGCGCTGGAGAACATCTACCGGGCGATGGGCCAGGAGATCCCGCACTCCAAGCGGATCCTCGAACTCAACCCCAAGCACCCGCTGGTCGTCGGCCTCAACCGGACCCACACCGAGCGCCCGGACGACGCCGGCCTCGGCGAGACCGCGGAACTCGTGCACAGCCTCGCCCTGTTGGCCGAGGGCGGCGAACTGGCCGACCCCGCCCGCTTCGTGAAGCTGATGGCCGACCGCCTCGAACGCACCCTGTGAGTCCGAACGCCCCGACGCCTCAGGCGGGATAGGCGTACGCCCCGGCACCCGGTTGTACAACTCCGGGAGCCGGGGCGCTTCTACACGTGGGGCGTCGCCGCGACCGCCTGCTCGGCCGTCCAGCGGTCCATCCGCTCCCACTGCCCGAGCAGCCACTCGCTGCGCGCCTCGTCGCTTCGCGGGATGTCGGCGGCCGGTATCCGCCACCAGTGGACCAGGACCGGGCGCCGGAAGGGCAGGAACGTCCAGGCGGCGCGCGGCGAGGCGATGACGTCGAGGCCCGCGTGCGCGACGAAGACCACGTCGGCGGTGGGAGCCGCCGCCAGCACCGCGAGGCTTCCGGCGTCCCGCGGCGGCAGTACGTAGTGCAGCCGGGCCGCGCGGGCGGCCCGCCGGTACTGGCCGAGGCGGCGCAGCCGCGCGACGGCCCGGCGGTGGCGGCGCGGGGTGAAGTTGCCTCCCTCGGGGAAGATCACCAGCGCGTCCTTCGGCCGCAGCCCCGTGGCCAGCGCCGCGATCGCGTCCTCGGCGGTGCCGTGGGCCGGGGGCAGGAAGCAGTGCGGCACCCGGCCGAGCAGGACGTCGAGGCACGGATCGGCGCGCAGCACCCCCTTGAGCACGGTGTGCGGCAGCAGACCCGCCTCGGTGAGCAGCATCTGCAGCAGCAGGAAGGAGTCGCCGAGGCCCGCGTGCCGCCCGAGGACCACCAGCGGCACGTCCGGAGTCCGGGCGGCGGCGGGCAGCGCGGGCGTCACCTCCACCCGCAGCCCGAACAGCCGTTCCGCCACCCGGCGCAGGACGGCCAGCAGCCGGGCGAGCACCCCGAAGGCCTCGGCCGCCCGCCGGTCCCGCGCGGCCGGCCCGCCGAGGGGGTTGCGCAGGAAGAGCACGGAGGCGGCCAGCAGCCCCGCGAGGTCCACCACGAGGTAGACCAGCAGGAAGCAGGCCATGCGTGTCGGGCGCCACGGCCCGCGCGCGACCAGCGACACGGGCGCGCTGAGCACGCTCACGGCGACAACCAGGGCCGCGGCCACCGGGATCAGCGCGATCAGCAGCACGGTGGTGACGGTCCGCCGCCCCGCGGTGACCAGCGCGGAGCCGAGGCCCGGAGACGGACGTACGGGTCCCGCGCCGGGCACGGGGTGCGCGGGTCCGCCGGACACAGCGCGGTCGGCCGGGCGGGCGGCCTGCGGCGGTATCGCTTCCCCGGGCACGGTGGTGTCGGCCGGGCGGATCGCCTCCCCGGCCGCGGTGGTGTCGGCCGGGCGGGCGGCCTGCGCCGGTATCGCTTCCCCGGGCATGGTGGTGTCGGCCGGGCGGATTGCTTCCCCCGGCAGCACGTGCTCGGCCTCCCGTGAGGCACGCGGCAGGCTCGTCGCCGGGCCGCCCCGCCCCGCGCGCTCGACCCGGCCGCCTGTCACGGGGCGCTTCACGCCGGGCCGTCCGCGGCGTCGAAGGCGGAGTCCAGGTAGCGCGAGGAGGCCGCGTAGGCCCGCTCGATGCGCTCGGCCGTCTGCCCGAAGGCCCGGTGGCGCAACTGGCTCAAGGTCCCGCCCACTTCGCCCGAGGCCGCGCCGCTGGGCAGCACGTGCACGGTGACGTGCGGCGGCAGGTCGGCCATGTCGCGGGCGAAGCGGTGCCTGCGGGCGATCTCGAACGCCACGGTGGCGACCTCCCACGGCAACCTGGGCGGGGTGAGGGGCCGTTCGATCCGGCCGACCTGCAACACATAGATCTCGCGGGCGCCCAGGGCGACGGCCCTGCCCACCGGGATGCTGTTGACCAGCCCGCCGTCCACGAAGTGCTCGCCGCCGAGCTTGACCGGCGGCAGCAGCCCCGGCACGGCGGACGACGCGAGCACCGCCTCGACCAGCGGACCGCTCTCGAACCAGTGCTCGGCGGCGTTTTCGATGCTCGCCGCCACGCACTGGAAGGGCACCGCGAGCTCCTCGATGCGGGCGACCGGCAGATGGTCGCCCAGCAGGTCGAGCAGCTGCGCCGGGGTGTAGAGGTGGGTGCGGCTGCGTACCGCGGTGGACAGCCGTCCGACCAGCGAACCGGCGAACACCCCCGCCCGGCCCAAACCCGTCCACAGGTCGATCAGTTCGCCCACCGCGGCCTGCGACGGCTCGGCGGCCACGGCGGCCCCGTTGATCGCGCCGACCGACGTGCCCAGCACCAGGCCCGGCTTCACCCCGGCGGCGAACAGCGCCTTGAGCATGCCGACTTCGTAGGCGCCCAGGGCGCCACCACCGCCCAGGACGAAGGCCGGGCCGGACACGTCACGCGCGCTGGGGTCCATGTCCCTCGCGTGCCCCGACTCCGCGCGGCCAAGCCGGACCGCGGCCTCACACCACGTGCTGGTGGGCCGGGTAGGTGAGGTAGCCCGCGTCGCCGCCCTGGTAGTACGTGGCCTCGTCGACCGGGGCGATCGGGAGTCCGCGCCTGAGCCGTTCGACCAGGTCGGGGTTGGCGAGGAAGGCGCGGCCGAAGCTGATGAGGTCGGCGCCCAGGCCGAGCCAGTGGTCGGCGTCGTCGCGGCCGGCCTGCTTCGGCCCCATCGGGTAGACGGGGTTCATCACGAGGGTGCCCGGCCAGGCCCGGCGCAGGCCGACCAGGACGTCCTCGTCCGCGGTGGCTTCGAGGTGGACGTAGGCGAGCCCGAGGCCGGCCAGTTCGGTCAGCAACGCGGCGTACAGCTCGGGGACATCGTTCTCCTCGACCCCCCAGAACGTACCGCCGGGTGAGAGCCGGATGCCGGTCCTGTCACCGCCGACGGCCTCGACGGTCGCGGCGACGGCTTCGACGGCGAAGCGGATCCGGTGGGCGACCGTGCCCCCGTAGCGGTCGGTGCGCAGGTTGGCGTTGGACGACAGGAACTGCGAGATCAGGTAGCCGTTGGCGCCGTGCAGCTCCACGCCGTCGAATCCGGCGTCCACCGCGCGGCGGGCGGCCTCGGCGTAGGACCGCGCGTGCTCGGGCACTTCCGCGGTCTCCAGGGCGCGCGGCACCGGGGCGGCCTGCGGCCCGGTCGGGGTGAACACGTCACCGACGGCGGCGACGGCCGAGGGTCCGACCGGCCGCGTACCGATGGTGTCGGGGTGCGAGACCCGGCCGCCGTGCATGAGCTGGGCGAAGATCCGTCCGCCGTTGGCGTGGACGGCGGCGGTCACGGGGCGCCACGCGGCGACCTGCTCGTCGGTGTGCAGTCCCGGCGTCCCCGGGTTGGACTGCCCGATCGCGCTGGGCTGCACGCCCTCGCTGACGATCAGCCCGGCCGTGGCCCGCTGGGCGTAGTAGGCCGCCATCGACGGCGTCGCCAGACCGCCGGCGGCGGCCCTGATCCGGGTCATCGGGGCCATGACCGTGCGGTTGGGGAGGGTCAGCCCGCCGAGCCGGTAGCTGGTGAAGAGAGAGGTCACGTCGGATCCCTTGTGGTCCTCGGTGCCCGCATCTCGGGCACGAGAGCTACGCTAAAACCTCACATTCATGTCAGAGGCAAGCCGGTATGACGCAGGTCACAGACCGGCGGACGCGGTCAGGAGGACACCGTGCGGATCGGGGAACTGGCGGCGCGGGCCGGAGTGAGCGTCCGGTCGGTGCGCTACTACGAGGAGCAGGGGCTGCTCGCCAGCACCCGCAGCGCCAGCGGGCAGCGGCACTACACGGAAGCCGAGGTCGAGCGGGTCGCGTTCATCCAGCGGCTGTACACGGCCGGCCTGTCCAGCCGCACCATCGCCGGGCTGCTGCCCTGCGTCGACGCGCCCAGCCAGGCCAATTCCGACGCCGCGATCGCCCGCATGGAGCTGGAGCGCGACCGGCTCTCCGCGCACATCGCCGACCTCGTACGGACCCGGGACGCGCTCGACGGGCTGATGGCCACGGCCCGCGCGCACCGGGCGGAGCTGGTGGCCGCCGCCGTGGCCGGCTGACCGGGCGCTTTACGGAGCCGTGCCGCCGTCGCCGCTCCCGCCGGACCCGTCGCTCGGGGTGGGGGTCGGGGAGGGCGGGGTGGTGGTCGGCGGCGGGGACGTCGTCGGGGGCGGCGTGGGCTGACCGCTGCCACCGCTGCCACCGCTCCCGCCGGTGCCGGTGGACGGCGCCGGGTCCGAGGGCCGCGGGGACGAGGGAGTGGGGTCCTGCCCGGGCTGCCCGTTGCCGTCGCCGCCGTCGCCGTGCGGGCCGGTGGTGGTGCCGTCGGTCGGGCTGTCGGTGCCGCCGGGCGCGGGGGTGTGCTCGGTGCCGCCGGAGTGCGGTGAATTGCGGCCGTTGACGGCGTTGCCGATGGTGGTGCCGTGCCCTCCGCTGATGCTCTCCCCGGCGATGGCCTCGTAGCCGGTGATCCCGCCCATGGTGAGCCCGAAGGCCAGCGCGACGGCGACCACGGGCCGCTTCCAGCCGCGCTTGCCGGCCCGGTAGGAGGTGGCCTCGCCGTAGCCGTCCCCGCCGTCCCCGCCGCCCTGCCCGGCGTCGGCATCGGAGTCTGCGTCCACGTCGGAGACGGGAGTGGCTTCGGTGCCGGAGGCGGGAGCGGTGTCGGCGTCGGTGCCAGGGACCTCGCCCGTGCCGGTGTCGGAGAGCGGGCCAGTGCTGGTCACGGGGCTGGTCAGCGGCCCGGTGCCGGTGGCGTC is a window of Streptomyces sp. NBC_01477 DNA encoding:
- a CDS encoding alkene reductase, which translates into the protein MTSLFTSYRLGGLTLPNRTVMAPMTRIRAAAGGLATPSMAAYYAQRATAGLIVSEGVQPSAIGQSNPGTPGLHTDEQVAAWRPVTAAVHANGGRIFAQLMHGGRVSHPDTIGTRPVGPSAVAAVGDVFTPTGPQAAPVPRALETAEVPEHARSYAEAARRAVDAGFDGVELHGANGYLISQFLSSNANLRTDRYGGTVAHRIRFAVEAVAATVEAVGGDRTGIRLSPGGTFWGVEENDVPELYAALLTELAGLGLAYVHLEATADEDVLVGLRRAWPGTLVMNPVYPMGPKQAGRDDADHWLGLGADLISFGRAFLANPDLVERLRRGLPIAPVDEATYYQGGDAGYLTYPAHQHVV
- a CDS encoding NUDIX hydrolase, whose amino-acid sequence is MTDKTAAERPGIAAAIIVHDGCVLMVRRRVAEGQLSWQFPAGEIEAGESPQEAAVRETREETGLEVVALRLLGERVHPKTQRLMSYTACEVVGGAAYVADTEELAELTWCTRADIPAHVPYGLFPPVQAYLDATLPTD
- a CDS encoding NUDIX hydrolase, which translates into the protein MDVVDVWSGRSACVLQAALRMTNESFANHLGIALRTVAAWHAYPDVVPRAEMQQLLDAAYERAGPAVRARFALLARAAPGGPGPSRGAEGGEAAGGGAQVLRVAIAVVLRGSEVLLVCRRDGDASGITWQFPAGVVKPGVRPETVTVRETHAETGVHCAVRRSLGSRLHPLTGVHCEYFLCDYLAGVARNSDILENMDVMWARRDAVTRFIPAEAIFPPITAALEGQP
- the htpG gene encoding molecular chaperone HtpG — translated: MPTETFEFQVEARQLLQMMIHSIYSNKDVFLRELVSNASDALDKLRLEALRDDSLGADVSDLHIALDADPKARTLTVRDNGVGMSRDEVVELIGTIANSGTAKFLRELKEADGASDAEGLIGQFGVGFYSSFMVADEVTLLTRRAGESQGTRWTSTGAGTYTVETVEDAPQGTTILLHLKPEDSEDQLHDYTSPWKLREIVKRYSDFITWPIRMAAQPAPDADAEGADAGPGEPETLNSMKALWARSRDEVTDDEYHELYKHISHDWTDPLETIRLQAEGTFEYQALLFIPARAPQDLFLQGYKRGVQLYVKRVFIMDDCEALMPPYLRFVKGVVDAQDLSLNVSREILQQDRQIQLMHRRLAKKVLSTVKDLMTAHPEKYATFWGEFGRVLKEGLLSDRENRDTILAVSSFATTHDKDQPTALAQYVERMKDGQEHIYYLTGESRQAIENSPHMEAFQARGIEVLLLTDPVDEVWVDTAPEFDGKQFRSVAKGEIDLGTAQEKQDADTERGKQQEEYAGLLAWMTDRLSDDVKEVRLSSRLTVSPACVVSDTHDVTPALENIYRAMGQEIPHSKRILELNPKHPLVVGLNRTHTERPDDAGLGETAELVHSLALLAEGGELADPARFVKLMADRLERTL
- a CDS encoding MerR family transcriptional regulator, yielding MRIGELAARAGVSVRSVRYYEEQGLLASTRSASGQRHYTEAEVERVAFIQRLYTAGLSSRTIAGLLPCVDAPSQANSDAAIARMELERDRLSAHIADLVRTRDALDGLMATARAHRAELVAAAVAG
- a CDS encoding nucleoside-diphosphate kinase, whose translation is MAKDQEQTVERTLVLLKPDAVVRGVAGRIIARFEDAALKIVGVKMRRMDADLTRRHYFDLEERHGAEVYAVTAAFMQQGPVIALVLEGFGAVATVRKIVGSTYPDEAPAGTVRGDFSHYSSGASLATGKAVANLVHASGNRDEAAQELDLWFAKDELHDYRTLAETFTY
- a CDS encoding patatin-like phospholipase family protein, which gives rise to MDPSARDVSGPAFVLGGGGALGAYEVGMLKALFAAGVKPGLVLGTSVGAINGAAVAAEPSQAAVGELIDLWTGLGRAGVFAGSLVGRLSTAVRSRTHLYTPAQLLDLLGDHLPVARIEELAVPFQCVAASIENAAEHWFESGPLVEAVLASSAVPGLLPPVKLGGEHFVDGGLVNSIPVGRAVALGAREIYVLQVGRIERPLTPPRLPWEVATVAFEIARRHRFARDMADLPPHVTVHVLPSGAASGEVGGTLSQLRHRAFGQTAERIERAYAASSRYLDSAFDAADGPA